The following are encoded together in the Populus trichocarpa isolate Nisqually-1 chromosome 5, P.trichocarpa_v4.1, whole genome shotgun sequence genome:
- the LOC7477161 gene encoding uncharacterized protein At5g23160 yields MEHVNITPNLKEQSHQSKPKRTRTIISRFLGFFGFSRKPRSFPEKKPNKIDILPERKKLKRQRSWFPWSWFCIKSPGTKTVPLDSTVPDSKRTSNASKSKRQKPLTNHGTPRQTPARVSSDRAPKERPEQTWYRSEQDIILKNGKPSDHAENPKDGTSKKRLSFRRKIDAIRSGTSQPGSPEVKAKSIRIVSITRSTSSPSLPHEKSATVPNTLGRSWVMAGKPHKENDRPNGKKLDPLVGMSIVVMTLMIMLLWGKLCAILCASAWFYFVPRLISEDDVKNGSIQREFNLDSEDYKKKVVLEGFLERKRHSVL; encoded by the exons ATGGAGCACGTTAATATCACACCAAACCTCAAAGAACAATCCCATCAATCCAAACCCAAAAGGACCAGAACAATAATCAGCCGTTTCCTtggattttttggattttctaggAAACCAAGATCATTTCCCGagaaaaaacccaacaaaattgatatcctcccagaaagaaagaaattaaagagacAAAGAAGTTGGTTTCCTTGGTCATGGTTTTGCATCAAGAGCCCAGGCACCAAAACTGTCCCCTTGGACTCTACCGTGCCTGACAGTAAGAGAACTTCTAATGCTTCAAAGTCAAAGCGTCAAAAACCCTTAACCAATCACGGGACGCCCCGTCAAACTCCGGCAAGAGTCAGTTCAGATCGAGCGCCGAAAGAGCGACCGGAGCAG ACATGGTACAGGTCTGAGCAAGACATCATCCTCAAAAATGGGAAACCTTCGGATCACGCGGAAAATCCAAAGGACGGCACGAGTAAAAAACGGCTGTCCTTTCGCCGGAAAATAGATGCTATCAGAAGCGGCACGAGCCAACCCGGTTCACCGGAAGTCAAGGCCAAGTCCATTCGAATCGTATCGATAACCCGATCAACATCCTCCCCCTCACTGCCACATGAAAAATCAGCAACAGTGCCAAACACGCTGGGGAGATCCTGGGTCATGGCTGGGAAGCCCCATAAAGAAAATGATCGTCCAAATGGGAAGAAACTTGACCCGTTGGTCGGTATGTCGATTGTTGTTATGACCTTGATGATAATGTTGCTATGGGGTAAATTATGTGCCATTCTTTGTGCCTCCGCTTGGTTCTACTTTGTCCCTCGATTAATAAGTGAAGACGACGTGAAAAATGGTTCGATTCAAAGAGAATTTAATCTTGATTCCGAGGACTATAAGAAGAAAGTGGTCTTAGAGGGATTCCTTGAGCGCAAACGTCACTCTGTGTTATGA